In one Bactrocera tryoni isolate S06 chromosome 5, CSIRO_BtryS06_freeze2, whole genome shotgun sequence genomic region, the following are encoded:
- the LOC120778683 gene encoding pupal cuticle protein Edg-78E-like — protein MFELLLVATTFFAFTYAAGDPADAHATILKYVNEVNPDGNYNYAYATSNQIQTQESGVGSSYAAGSYSYISPEGQPTSPKGDHLPTPPPIPDYILRALAYIEAHPFEKIQLKGK, from the exons atgtttgaaTTG CTTCTTGTCGCCACAACATTTTTCGCCTTCACCTACGCTGCTGGTGATCCTGCGGATGCTCACGCCACCATCCTGAAGTATGTGAATGAAGTGAACCCCGATGGCAACTACAATTACGCGTACGCAACGTCGAATCAGATTCAGACGCAGGAGAGCGGTGTTGGCAGCTCGTATGCCGCTGGCTCATACTCGTACATCTCACCCGAGGGTCAGCCCACATCACCCAAAGGTGATCATTTGCCAACTCCACCACCAATTCCAGATTACATTCTGAGAGCGCTGGCTTACATTGAAGCGCATCCATTCGAGAAGATTCAGCTGAAAGGAAAGTAA
- the LOC120777168 gene encoding juvenile hormone acid O-methyltransferase-like has protein sequence MNQPNEYASTNATLNRNILELIGQFSEEFRNMKGRIIDIGCGPGNTTRDILVPCVGREAVIVGADISPEMIEYAKQHYAVDDKLSFIELDMQTSELPKNLIEQFDHAVSFYALHWCKNTQKALQNIYKLLRPGGKAIILTISHNAIYDMYLEQEKDPRFSPYMQGSEKWTPPHQGCAEADEVMKKDLIAAKFKVEYCVNKWNTFTYPSLNTLVDLVMSVNPCVNKMPNDVQKKCREDMKERLKTKCVSTKGGSTVDCRFSVLTIVIQKPENSEEIN, from the exons ATGAATCAACCGAATGAATACGCTTCAACGAATGCTACCCTGAATCGTAACATATTGGAATTGATCGGCCAATTTTCGGAGGAGTTCAGGAACATGAAGGGTCGAATTATCGATATAGGCTGCGGTCCTGGAAATACCACAAGAGATATACTTGTCCCATGTGTCGGTAGGGAGGCTGTTATTGTTG GTGCTGATATATCCCCAGAAATGATTGAGTATGCAAAACAGCATTATGCAGTTGATGATAAACTATCTTTCATTGAGTTAGATATGCAAACGTCTGAGCTACCAAAAAACTTGATCGAACAATTTGATCATGCAGTTTCGTTCTATGCTCTCCACTGGTGTAAGAACACACAGAAAGCATTACAGAACATCTACAAACTTCTTCGACCAGGGGGTAAAGCCATTATTTTAACCATTTCCCATAACGCGATATACGATATGTATCTGGAACAGGAAAAAGATCCAAGATTTTCACCATACATGCAG gGTTCAGAGAAGTGGACACCTCCTCACCAGGGTTGTGCAGAAGCTGACGAGGTGATGAAGAAAGATCTAATTGCAGCCAAATTCAAAGTAGAGTACTGTGTTAATAAATGGAATACATTCACCTATCCAAGTTTGAACACTCTAGTTG ATTTGGTGATGTCTGTTAATCcatgtgtaaataaaatgccaaatgaTGTCCAGAAAAAATGCAGGGAAGATATGAAGGAACGTCTCAAGACCAAGTGTGTTTCCACCAAAGGAGGTTCCACTGTAGATTGTCGCTTTTCGGTACTCACAATTGTAATCCAAAAACCCGAGAATTCAGAGGAAATTAATTAA